One Glycine max cultivar Williams 82 chromosome 4, Glycine_max_v4.0, whole genome shotgun sequence DNA segment encodes these proteins:
- the LOC100784377 gene encoding DEAD-box ATP-dependent RNA helicase 50, producing MAVGQLVPSNLFLNHSAATTLIPTSTPPRHRHLLCISSANHTTATDNDSPFSSFGRVKTLLVHRRRKDQSHRRAVQLEDDNDDDIAPRPRRSQSRSRGGERWDMIPNYTPQSKSATDTKFFSLKSFKEIGCSEYMIESLQKLLLSRPSHVQAMAFAPVISGKTCVIADQSGSGKTLAYLAPIIQLLRLEELEGRSSKSSSQAPRVLVLAPTAELASQVLDNCRSLSKSGVPFKSMVVTGGFRQKTQLENLQQGVDVLIATPGRFLFLIHEGFLQLTNLRCAILDEVDILFGDEDFEVALQSLINSSPVDTQYLFVTATLPKNVYTKLVEVFPDCEMIMGPGMHRISSRLQEIIVDCSGEDGQEKTPDTAFLNKKTALLQLVEENPVPRTIVFCNKIETCRKVENLLKRFDRKGNHVQVLPFHAAMTQESRLASMEEFTRSPSKGVSQFMVCTDRASRGIDFTRVDHVILFDFPRDPSEYVRRVGRTARGAKGVGKAFIFVVGKQVSLARKIMERNQKGHPLHDVPSAY from the exons ATGGCGGTTGGGCAACTTGTTCCTTCGAATTTGTTCCTCAATCATTCTGCTGCTACAACACTCATACCCACTTCCACTCCCCCCAGACACAGACACCTTCTCTGTATTTCTTCTGCCAATCACACAACCGCAACCGATAACGATTCTCCATTCTCAAGTTTCGGAAGAGTGAAGACTCTCCTGGTCCACAGAAGAAGAAAGGACCAAAGCCATAGACGCGCCGTTCAACTTGaagatgataatgatgatgatatagCCCCTAGACCCAGACGTTCTCAGTCTCGGTCACGAGGAGGAGAAAGATGGGATATGATTCCCAATTATACTCCACAAAGCAAATCAGCGACTGACACAAAGTTTTTCAGTCTAAAGTCCTTCAAAGAAATAGGTTGCAGTGAATATATGATTGAATCCCTCCAGAAACTCTTGTTGAGCCGGCCTTCCCATGTACAGGCCATGGCTTTTGCACCTGTTATTAGTGGAAAGACTTGTGTCATAGCTGACCAAAGTGGTTCTGGTAAGACATTAGCTTATCTCGCACCAATCATCCAGCTCCTTAGACTAGAAGAGCTTGAAGGACGTAGTAGTAAATCCTCTTCACAAGCTCCTAGAGTCCTTGTCCTCGCACCCACGGCTGAGTTGGCTTCTCAGGTCTTAGATAATTGCCGCTCCTTGTCTAAATCTGGAGTTCCATTCAAGTCTATGGTTGTCACCGGAGGTTTTCGCCAAAAAACTCAATTGGAAAATTTACAGCAGGGAGTTGATGTCTTAATAGCTACACCTGGCCGTTTCTTGTTCCTCATCCATGAAGGCTTCTTGCAGTTAACAAATCTAAGATG TGCTATCTTGGATGAGGTAGATATACTCTTTGGTGATGAGGACTTCGAAGTGGCTCTTCAATCCTTGATCAATTCTTCACCTGTAGACACACAGTATTTATTTGTGACTGCAACTTTACCAAAAAATGTTTACACCAAATTGGTTGAAGTTTTTCCTGATTGTGAAATGATTATGGGGCCTGGTATGCACCGAATAAGTTCTCGCCTTCAAGAG ATTATAGTAGATTGCAGTGGAGAAGATGGACAAGAAAAAACTCCTGATACAGCATTTCTGAACAAGAAAACTGCACTTCTGCAGCTTGTGGAGGAAAATCCTGTCCCAAGAACTATTGTGTTCTGCAACAAA atTGAAACATGCAGAAAAGTTGAAAATTTGTTAAAGCGTTTTGATAGAAAAGGAAATCACGTGCAAGTTCTACCATTCCATGCTGCCATGACACAAGAATCACGGCTTGCTAGTATGGAAGAGTTTACACGTTCTCCATCAAAAGGAGTCTCCCAGTTTATGGTTTGCACCGACAG AGCATCACGGGGAATAGACTTCACAAGAGTGGATCATGTCATACTCTTTGACTTCCCACGTGATCCAAGTGAATATGTACGGCGTGTTGGAAGAACAGCCAGAGGTGCCAAGGGAGTAGGCAAGGCATTTATCTTTGTGGTTGGCAAGCAAGTATCCCTTGCACGCAAAATAATGGAAAGAAATCAGAAGGGTCACCCACTACATGATGTGCCTTCGGCTTATTAG